One genomic segment of Spirochaetota bacterium includes these proteins:
- the trxB gene encoding thioredoxin-disulfide reductase — MKDLVIVGAGPAGLSAAIYGMRAGIDLVVLEKLAPGGQVMTTYEVENYPGFVDPVPGWELMSSMENQARRLGAGIVSGELSTLRRNEAENCFEISIVGGEPIRARAVICATGASLLKLGVPGEAEFTGRGVSYCATCDAAFFKGRVTAVVGGGDTALEEALHLTRFASKVYLVHRRDAFRGAKLLQKRVLENGAIEPVYDSVVRSINGSGKVESISLENKQTGAKSDLPVDGVFIFVGYRSNTEYIPGEILNDYGEVMVDMRMRTSIPGLFAAGDLRSESIRQIVAAASDGATAALSAYDFLEGLARA, encoded by the coding sequence ATGAAGGATCTTGTAATAGTCGGCGCGGGCCCCGCCGGGCTTTCCGCGGCGATCTACGGGATGCGCGCGGGCATCGACCTGGTGGTGCTTGAAAAGCTTGCGCCGGGCGGGCAGGTGATGACCACCTACGAGGTCGAAAACTATCCCGGTTTCGTCGACCCCGTCCCGGGCTGGGAGCTTATGAGCTCCATGGAAAACCAGGCGCGGCGTCTCGGAGCCGGGATAGTGAGCGGTGAGCTGTCCACGCTTCGCCGCAACGAGGCTGAAAACTGCTTCGAGATTTCTATCGTTGGCGGGGAACCGATCCGCGCGCGCGCGGTCATCTGCGCCACGGGCGCGTCGCTTCTCAAGCTCGGCGTTCCCGGCGAGGCCGAGTTTACCGGCCGGGGGGTGTCGTACTGCGCCACCTGCGATGCCGCGTTCTTTAAAGGCAGGGTCACCGCGGTTGTGGGAGGAGGCGACACGGCGCTCGAGGAGGCGCTGCATCTGACGCGCTTCGCCTCGAAGGTATACCTGGTGCACCGGCGCGACGCCTTCCGGGGCGCAAAGCTTCTACAAAAGCGCGTGCTTGAAAACGGAGCCATCGAACCGGTGTACGATTCGGTGGTGCGCTCCATCAATGGCAGCGGCAAGGTCGAATCGATCAGCCTGGAAAATAAACAGACCGGCGCCAAGAGCGATCTGCCGGTCGACGGCGTGTTCATCTTCGTGGGCTACCGGTCGAACACCGAGTACATTCCGGGCGAGATCCTCAACGACTACGGAGAGGTGATGGTCGACATGCGCATGCGCACCTCCATTCCGGGCCTCTTCGCCGCGGGCGACCTTCGAAGCGAATCGATCAGGCAGATCGTGGCGGCCGCGTCCGACGGCGCAACGGCCGCGCTCTCAGCGTACGACTTCCTGGAGGGGCTTGCGCGGGCCTAA
- a CDS encoding zinc ABC transporter substrate-binding protein gives MRFLLSLMFVLLVPAALFARVQIVTTYPYMADIARTIGGDNVEVISIASGTSHPHYVNTNAAALHALKKADLLIINGAGLEEAWIEGLLKSTARASIQADSDGYLDLSEHVTLIREDDIPIQRTSQLTHHGVNPHHHLDPANIPVFADAIAARLRKLDNANAAAYQDNARAFNERWKRKMKHWDSVLLDRKGAIVIQRHALFDYYLRRYDIVCAGSLEPAPGVSPTVQHANRILSETPPDRITFIIRDVFNTATAASHLASRTGIKMIVLPHDVGSLPEAADIFSLFDEIARRLAE, from the coding sequence ATGAGATTCTTACTGTCGCTGATGTTTGTTTTGCTCGTTCCTGCTGCGCTTTTCGCGCGCGTTCAAATCGTCACCACCTATCCCTATATGGCCGATATCGCCCGTACCATCGGAGGCGATAATGTGGAGGTGATATCGATCGCCTCGGGCACCAGCCATCCCCACTACGTCAACACGAACGCCGCCGCATTGCATGCCCTTAAAAAGGCCGACCTGCTGATCATCAACGGCGCGGGACTCGAGGAGGCCTGGATAGAGGGACTCTTGAAAAGCACCGCCCGGGCGTCCATCCAGGCGGACTCGGACGGATACCTCGACCTTTCGGAGCATGTTACCCTTATCCGGGAGGATGACATACCCATACAGCGCACCTCACAATTAACGCACCACGGAGTGAACCCTCATCACCATCTGGATCCCGCCAATATCCCCGTTTTCGCCGACGCGATCGCCGCGCGTCTGCGCAAGCTTGACAACGCGAACGCCGCAGCATACCAGGACAACGCCCGCGCATTCAATGAGCGATGGAAGCGAAAAATGAAGCACTGGGACTCCGTACTCCTCGACAGGAAGGGCGCAATAGTCATTCAGCGTCACGCGCTCTTCGATTATTATCTCAGGCGCTACGACATCGTCTGCGCGGGCTCCCTCGAACCCGCCCCGGGGGTTTCGCCGACCGTCCAGCACGCCAACCGTATTTTATCGGAAACGCCGCCCGACCGGATTACGTTCATCATCCGCGACGTCTTCAACACGGCCACCGCGGCGAGCCATCTGGCGTCGCGCACCGGGATAAAAATGATCGTGCTCCCGCACGATGTCGGTTCGCTCCCCGAGGCCGCCGACATCTTTTCCCTGTTCGACGAGATCGCCAGGAGACTGGCCGAATAG
- a CDS encoding N-formylglutamate amidohydrolase, with amino-acid sequence MKSGLPILILIPHAGRTVPEELAGYEILGDFDLFFESDACADVLFNFDEKTIARIDSPVSRVFVDLDRHHLMVAPRTDDGVVKKLTPSGHAIYPRGIFPDEIAIGNLLMRYYHGFHRAIEKILETGKVRLILDCHTMMAVGPRHAADPGRPRPLVTVNNIVTHEGTPIKTCPDETARALLESMRKSLGGEEWTVGEPFALNNPPFASHIMLRHGRGKTPLLRLSVSRGLFINDRYFRHDDLSVNSVRMLDLRRKIWEGIERFYRRHF; translated from the coding sequence ATGAAATCGGGCCTCCCCATACTGATCCTCATTCCGCACGCCGGACGGACCGTCCCCGAGGAACTCGCCGGATACGAGATCCTTGGCGACTTCGACCTGTTTTTCGAATCCGACGCCTGCGCGGACGTCCTTTTCAATTTCGACGAGAAGACCATCGCCCGCATCGATTCGCCCGTCTCCAGGGTGTTTGTCGACCTCGACCGGCACCATCTCATGGTCGCCCCGCGCACCGACGACGGTGTCGTGAAGAAACTGACCCCCTCGGGACACGCCATATACCCCCGGGGGATTTTCCCCGACGAGATCGCGATCGGCAACCTGCTCATGCGCTACTACCACGGCTTTCACCGCGCGATAGAAAAGATCCTCGAGACCGGCAAGGTCCGGCTCATCCTCGACTGCCATACGATGATGGCGGTGGGCCCCAGACACGCTGCGGACCCTGGAAGGCCACGACCCCTCGTAACCGTGAACAACATCGTGACCCATGAAGGAACGCCGATCAAGACCTGCCCCGACGAGACGGCGCGCGCGCTCCTTGAATCCATGAGAAAATCGCTCGGAGGAGAGGAATGGACCGTCGGCGAGCCCTTCGCGCTCAACAATCCCCCGTTCGCAAGCCATATCATGCTGCGCCATGGCCGGGGCAAAACGCCGCTTCTGCGGCTCTCGGTTTCGCGGGGCCTCTTCATCAACGACCGCTATTTCCGCCACGACGACCTCTCCGTAAACAGCGTGCGGATGCTCGATCTTCGTCGTAAAATATGGGAGGGTATAGAGCGTTTTTACCGCAGGCATTTCTGA